Proteins found in one Terribacillus sp. DMT04 genomic segment:
- a CDS encoding YqeG family HAD IIIA-type phosphatase, with translation MLKKFLPNEHVKSIFDIKPEKLKAQGIKGIITDLDNTLVAWDVADATPEVTEWFREMRAHDIKITIISNNNEQRVKLFSEPLDIPFVYSARKPLGRAFKQAVKQMKLEKDEIVMIGDQLLTDVLGGNLAGFYTIVVVPIVKTDGKITKINRMIERRILNYFRRKGKITWEE, from the coding sequence ATGCTAAAGAAGTTCTTGCCGAACGAGCATGTGAAGAGCATATTTGACATAAAACCGGAAAAATTGAAAGCGCAGGGGATTAAAGGAATTATTACCGACCTGGACAACACACTGGTTGCCTGGGACGTAGCGGATGCCACACCAGAAGTAACAGAATGGTTCCGTGAAATGCGCGCGCATGATATTAAAATTACGATTATATCTAATAATAATGAACAACGGGTCAAACTCTTTTCTGAACCGCTTGATATCCCATTTGTTTACAGTGCCAGAAAACCGCTTGGACGAGCCTTCAAGCAGGCAGTAAAACAAATGAAGCTGGAGAAGGATGAAATCGTTATGATCGGTGATCAGCTCCTAACAGATGTGTTAGGCGGGAATTTAGCTGGTTTCTATACGATAGTTGTCGTACCGATCGTCAAAACGGACGGTAAGATTACAAAAATCAACCGGATGATTGAAAGACGGATACTAAATTACTTTAGAAGAAAAGGAAAGATAACGTGGGAGGAATAA
- a CDS encoding sporulation histidine kinase inhibitor Sda has translation MEHMSDELLIESYHKANELHLSQEFIHLIEKEIQSRGLSHKIRYTS, from the coding sequence ATGGAACATATGTCTGACGAATTGCTGATCGAATCTTACCACAAGGCCAACGAACTCCACTTGAGCCAAGAGTTTATTCATCTTATAGAAAAAGAAATTCAATCACGGGGCTTATCACATAAGATCCGTTACACTAGTTAA